A window of Rhizobium acidisoli contains these coding sequences:
- a CDS encoding trypsin-like peptidase domain-containing protein, translating into MAAVFRVILSALFSTVLASTCLADGPTSSGTGFAVTTDGWLLTNAHVVQACKRIEVKGKGDATDPRIDATNDLALVKVNAVEPLKPLVFRHAPTRVGEDIVAIGYPLATLLSDSVKVTTGNVNALAGLRNDTRYIQISTPIQPGNSGGPVVDRDGFLMGITSATLSKGIADEIGITAQNVNFAIRASVADLFLQSQSITGQSGDKAADQQLISTADLADKITPSVFQILCYGEEQEQEQTATPSATTNLPAQPTASFMDARGYDAIGFDYRAVKNVTYSGCREICEGDSQCKAITYNTKHSVCFLKDNVVALIRNSDAVAAYTSSKAADVIVSDFTSYSGIDLPGGDYKRLRGSNYLQCFTACIGDNACKAFSYVPKKTECWLKDTIGQPKVTKGVELGIK; encoded by the coding sequence ATGGCAGCCGTGTTTCGCGTAATCTTGAGCGCTCTGTTTTCCACAGTCCTTGCTTCCACATGTCTTGCCGACGGCCCGACGTCATCAGGGACCGGCTTCGCAGTAACCACGGATGGATGGCTGCTGACCAATGCGCACGTCGTCCAAGCTTGCAAGCGCATCGAGGTGAAAGGCAAGGGAGACGCCACCGATCCCCGCATCGACGCCACGAATGATTTGGCGTTGGTGAAGGTCAACGCCGTGGAGCCGTTGAAGCCTCTTGTCTTCCGCCACGCTCCAACGCGGGTCGGCGAGGACATCGTTGCCATAGGCTACCCGCTGGCGACGTTGCTGTCGGATTCGGTCAAGGTCACCACAGGCAACGTGAACGCGCTGGCGGGGCTTCGAAATGACACCCGGTACATACAGATTTCCACACCGATCCAGCCCGGCAATTCGGGTGGCCCGGTCGTTGACCGCGACGGCTTTCTTATGGGCATCACCAGTGCGACGCTGTCGAAAGGCATCGCGGATGAGATCGGCATCACGGCGCAGAACGTGAACTTCGCTATCCGTGCCTCGGTTGCCGACCTCTTTCTGCAGTCTCAGAGCATCACAGGGCAATCCGGCGACAAGGCAGCAGACCAGCAGCTGATCTCGACAGCCGACTTGGCGGACAAAATCACGCCCTCAGTGTTCCAGATTCTCTGCTACGGCGAGGAGCAGGAGCAGGAACAGACCGCCACGCCAAGCGCTACGACCAATCTGCCTGCGCAACCAACCGCTTCGTTCATGGATGCTCGTGGCTACGACGCGATCGGCTTCGACTACCGAGCCGTCAAGAACGTTACATATTCGGGGTGCCGCGAGATTTGCGAAGGCGATAGCCAATGTAAGGCGATTACCTACAACACCAAGCACAGCGTTTGCTTTCTGAAGGATAATGTTGTCGCCCTGATACGGAATTCGGATGCGGTCGCGGCCTATACATCGTCAAAGGCAGCCGATGTGATCGTGTCTGATTTCACGAGCTATTCGGGCATCGATCTTCCCGGCGGCGACTACAAACGCCTAAGAGGCAGCAACTATTTGCAGTGTTTCACCGCTTGTATCGGCGACAATGCTTGTAAGGCTTTTTCCTATGTTCCTAAGAAAACCGAATGCTGGCTCAAGGACACGATCGGTCAGCCTAAGGTGACTAAAGGTGTGGAGTTAGGGATTAAGTAA
- a CDS encoding tyrosine-type recombinase/integrase, with product MPRENLTDKRLQALKAAPKGERYDITDGITPGLAVRVTDKGTKTFVLVARFPGSSNPTRRAIGEYGALTLEGARETARKWLQLIHRGLDPKVEEQKEREEAARKRENTFEAVVGDYLTDIPTRKRNRHVEQDEREVRRELLQRVDKDGKVVWRNKWAKKPITDVTDADIAELIGEIRDRPAPGMAYNAWGHVKAIFSWAMWPERRQGYGLTVNPTAHLQPKHFKLTKTVSTRVLTDDEIRAYWAAADATPYPLGPFYKMLILTGQRKAEVAEAEWPEFAGANRALWTVPEERFKSGQSHIVPIADDVQAILDSLPRYKGEKTGKFLFSTTLGSKPINGFSRAKEALDTAMLAELRKADPDAELPEWVFHDIRRTVRTRLSGLRVNSDVAEMVIGHGKTGLRRVYDQYEFEPEMREALQRWAVALKQIVAPTGPENVVTFEKRAG from the coding sequence TTGCCCCGCGAAAATCTGACCGATAAGCGGCTTCAAGCCCTCAAGGCTGCACCCAAGGGAGAGCGGTACGACATCACCGACGGCATAACGCCCGGTCTCGCGGTCCGTGTGACCGACAAGGGAACGAAGACATTCGTGCTGGTTGCCCGATTTCCGGGCAGCTCGAATCCGACGCGGAGGGCGATCGGCGAATATGGTGCACTGACACTCGAAGGCGCGCGTGAAACTGCCCGGAAGTGGTTGCAGCTCATTCACCGCGGCCTCGACCCCAAGGTGGAAGAGCAGAAGGAGAGGGAGGAGGCCGCCCGCAAGCGCGAGAACACTTTTGAGGCGGTGGTGGGGGACTACCTCACAGACATTCCCACGCGCAAACGCAACCGCCATGTGGAGCAGGATGAGCGCGAGGTCCGGCGCGAGCTGCTACAGCGTGTCGACAAAGATGGCAAAGTGGTTTGGCGGAACAAATGGGCAAAAAAGCCGATAACTGATGTGACCGATGCTGATATCGCCGAGCTCATCGGAGAGATCCGCGATCGGCCGGCGCCGGGTATGGCCTACAATGCTTGGGGTCATGTGAAGGCGATCTTTTCCTGGGCGATGTGGCCCGAGCGCCGGCAGGGATATGGGCTGACCGTCAATCCGACAGCACACCTTCAGCCGAAGCACTTCAAGCTCACGAAGACGGTCAGCACACGCGTTCTGACCGACGATGAGATCCGCGCCTATTGGGCGGCGGCGGACGCAACGCCTTATCCTCTTGGCCCATTCTACAAGATGCTCATTCTGACAGGGCAGCGGAAGGCTGAGGTGGCCGAAGCGGAGTGGCCGGAATTTGCGGGGGCAAATAGGGCCCTCTGGACGGTTCCTGAGGAGCGTTTCAAATCCGGTCAGTCGCACATCGTCCCCATCGCCGATGATGTTCAGGCGATCCTGGATTCCTTGCCTCGATACAAAGGCGAGAAAACGGGCAAGTTTCTCTTCAGCACCACATTGGGATCGAAGCCGATCAACGGCTTCAGTCGAGCGAAAGAAGCTTTGGACACTGCGATGCTTGCCGAGCTGCGCAAGGCCGACCCGGATGCGGAGCTTCCTGAGTGGGTTTTTCACGATATCCGCCGGACGGTGCGCACGCGCCTCTCTGGTCTCCGTGTGAATTCGGATGTTGCCGAGATGGTGATCGGCCACGGAAAGACCGGCCTACGGCGGGTCTATGATCAATACGAGTTCGAACCGGAGATGCGTGAGGCTCTTCAGCGCTGGGCTGTGGCCTTGAAGCAGATAGTCGCGCCAACTGGTCCTGAAAATGTCGTCACATTCGAGAAAAGAGCCGGTTGA
- a CDS encoding LuxR family transcriptional regulator, which yields MIENTYSDKFEPAFEQIKAAANVDAAIRILQAEYGLDFVTYHLAQTIASKIDSPFVRTTYPDAWVSRYLLNSYVKVDPIVKQGFERQLPFDWSEVEPTPEAYAMLVDAQKHGIGGNGYSIPVADKAQRRALLSVNARIPVEEWTELVRRCRNEWIEIAHLIHRKAVYELHGENDPVPALSPREIECLHWTALGKDYKDISVILGISEHTTRDYLKTARFKLGCATISAAASRAVQLRIINP from the coding sequence ATGATCGAGAATACCTATAGCGATAAGTTCGAACCCGCCTTCGAACAGATCAAGGCGGCGGCCAATGTGGATGCGGCCATCCGCATTCTGCAGGCGGAATATGGCCTCGATTTCGTCACCTACCATCTCGCCCAGACGATCGCCAGCAAGATCGATTCGCCCTTCGTGCGCACCACCTATCCGGATGCCTGGGTCTCCCGCTACCTGCTGAACAGCTATGTGAAGGTCGACCCGATCGTCAAACAGGGCTTCGAGCGCCAGCTGCCTTTCGACTGGAGCGAGGTCGAGCCGACGCCCGAGGCCTATGCCATGCTGGTCGACGCCCAGAAGCACGGCATCGGCGGCAACGGCTACTCCATTCCGGTCGCCGACAAGGCACAGCGCCGCGCGCTGCTGTCGGTGAATGCCCGCATCCCGGTCGAGGAATGGACCGAGCTTGTCCGCCGCTGCCGCAACGAATGGATCGAAATCGCCCATCTGATCCATCGCAAGGCCGTCTACGAGCTGCATGGCGAGAACGACCCCGTGCCGGCCCTGTCGCCGCGCGAGATCGAGTGCCTGCACTGGACGGCACTCGGCAAGGATTACAAGGATATCTCGGTCATCCTCGGCATATCAGAGCACACCACGCGCGATTATCTGAAGACTGCCCGCTTCAAGCTCGGCTGCGCCACGATCTCGGCCGCCGCCTCGCGGGCCGTGCAATTGCGCATCATCAATCCATAG
- a CDS encoding acyl-homoserine-lactone synthase: MFVIIQAHEYQKYAAVLDQMFRLRKKVFADTLGWDVPVIGPYERDSYDALAPAYLVWCNDSRTRLYGGMRLMPTTGPTLLYDVFRETFPDAADLIAPGIWEGTRMCIDEEAIARDFPQIDAGRAFSMMLLALCECALDHGIHTMISNYEPYLKRVYKRAGAEVEELGRADGYGKYPVCCGAFEVSDRVLRKMRTALGLTLPLYIRHVPARSVVTQFLEMAA; the protein is encoded by the coding sequence ATGTTCGTTATCATTCAGGCACATGAGTATCAGAAATACGCTGCCGTACTCGACCAGATGTTTCGCCTGCGCAAGAAGGTGTTCGCCGATACGCTCGGCTGGGACGTTCCCGTCATCGGCCCTTACGAACGCGACAGCTACGATGCGCTGGCTCCTGCCTACCTCGTCTGGTGTAACGACAGCCGCACACGTCTTTACGGCGGCATGCGCCTGATGCCGACGACCGGCCCGACCCTTCTCTACGATGTCTTCCGTGAGACGTTTCCGGATGCCGCCGATCTCATCGCGCCGGGCATCTGGGAGGGCACGCGCATGTGCATCGACGAAGAGGCGATCGCCAGGGATTTCCCCCAGATCGATGCCGGCCGCGCCTTTTCGATGATGCTGCTTGCGCTTTGCGAATGCGCGCTCGATCACGGCATTCATACGATGATTTCCAACTACGAGCCCTATCTCAAGCGCGTCTACAAGCGCGCAGGCGCCGAAGTGGAAGAACTCGGCCGCGCAGACGGCTACGGCAAATACCCCGTCTGCTGCGGCGCCTTCGAAGTGTCTGACCGCGTGCTGCGCAAGATGCGCACCGCCCTCGGCCTGACCCTACCCCTCTATATCAGACATGTTCCGGCCCGCTCGGTCGTGACCCAATTCCTGGAGATGGCAGCATGA
- a CDS encoding helix-turn-helix transcriptional regulator encodes MRFISSEELKAKGVTISRATLWRLIKKGQFPKPIKQSPSRNAWLESEVDEWMRSRVDARDRVAQ; translated from the coding sequence ATGCGGTTCATCTCTTCGGAAGAGCTGAAGGCGAAGGGCGTGACGATCTCGCGCGCCACCCTTTGGCGGCTGATCAAGAAGGGTCAGTTCCCCAAACCTATAAAGCAGTCACCATCCCGTAACGCCTGGCTTGAAAGCGAGGTGGATGAGTGGATGCGGTCCCGTGTGGATGCGCGTGACAGGGTTGCGCAATGA
- a CDS encoding SIMPL domain-containing protein, whose amino-acid sequence MAPILSKTLLMTALLALPLGSAAPVLAQETKPREAVISVTGDGESALAPDMAVVNLAVVKQAKTAREALDENNKAMNEVLKALKDGGIAERDLQTSGFSIQPQYNYPQPVDGQQQQPQLIGYQTINSITIRLRDLAKLGQVIDQSVTLGINQGGDIQFTNNKPQAALEEARKNAVAEAVKKAKTLSEAAGVKLGRIIEINENVPRPMPQPAYRATMMKEADAAVPVQSGENNYTVSVTVTFAIEQ is encoded by the coding sequence ATGGCGCCGATTCTCTCCAAGACTCTTCTGATGACTGCCCTTCTGGCCCTGCCGCTCGGCAGCGCAGCGCCAGTGTTGGCGCAGGAGACAAAGCCGCGTGAGGCGGTGATTTCGGTGACGGGGGATGGTGAATCGGCCCTCGCGCCCGATATGGCCGTCGTCAATCTCGCCGTCGTCAAGCAGGCAAAGACCGCCCGCGAAGCGCTCGACGAGAACAACAAGGCGATGAACGAGGTGCTGAAGGCGCTGAAGGACGGCGGCATCGCCGAGCGCGATCTGCAGACCTCCGGCTTCTCCATCCAGCCGCAATATAATTATCCGCAGCCGGTCGATGGTCAGCAGCAGCAGCCGCAGCTGATCGGCTACCAGACCATCAATTCCATCACCATCAGGCTGCGCGATCTCGCCAAGCTCGGCCAGGTGATCGACCAGTCCGTCACCCTCGGCATCAACCAGGGCGGCGACATCCAGTTCACCAACAACAAGCCGCAAGCAGCCCTCGAAGAGGCACGCAAGAATGCCGTTGCCGAGGCGGTGAAGAAGGCGAAGACGCTGAGCGAAGCCGCCGGCGTCAAGCTCGGACGCATCATCGAGATCAACGAGAATGTGCCTCGTCCGATGCCGCAGCCGGCCTATCGCGCCACGATGATGAAGGAGGCCGATGCGGCCGTTCCCGTCCAGAGCGGCGAGAACAATTACACTGTCAGCGTGACGGTGACTTTTGCGATTGAGCAGTGA
- a CDS encoding DUF2934 domain-containing protein, translating into MSDRRHEWISKRAYAIWEEQGRPDGRGDEHWRQAVAERNALERTQASVDGREVLVKFRPKQPRPELPLQDWLNPSTKVG; encoded by the coding sequence ATGAGCGACAGACGCCACGAATGGATCAGCAAAAGAGCTTACGCGATCTGGGAAGAACAGGGCCGTCCCGACGGGCGCGGTGACGAGCACTGGCGCCAGGCAGTGGCCGAGCGCAACGCCCTGGAACGCACGCAAGCCTCTGTCGACGGCCGCGAGGTGCTGGTGAAATTCCGCCCGAAACAGCCACGGCCCGAACTGCCGCTCCAGGATTGGCTCAACCCTTCGACGAAGGTTGGGTAA
- a CDS encoding GIY-YIG nuclease family protein: MEVTVYILRCSDGSYSTGLTKQEIEARVWEHNAGTYDGYTAKRLPVELVFTETYDRIIDAIARERQIKGWSRRKKEALIALDYEALPELSKRGPIEVE, encoded by the coding sequence ATGGAAGTCACCGTCTACATCCTCCGCTGCAGCGACGGCTCTTATTCTACCGGGCTGACCAAGCAGGAGATCGAGGCGCGTGTCTGGGAGCACAATGCCGGCACCTATGACGGCTACACCGCCAAGCGCCTTCCCGTCGAACTCGTCTTCACCGAAACCTACGACCGCATCATCGACGCCATCGCCCGCGAGCGCCAGATCAAGGGTTGGTCACGCCGCAAGAAGGAGGCGTTGATTGCCCTGGACTACGAGGCCTTACCGGAGTTGTCGAAGCGCGGGCCGATCGAGGTGGAGTGA
- a CDS encoding response regulator — protein MVALNSAVVLIVEDEPLIRFNVLDVLEEVGHVALEAANADEAMVVLKGRQDVDILFTDVNMAGTMDGIQLAKRVRAMRPNIGIIITSGMVRLDPMALPANTAFLPKPYMHDALISTIDSLMT, from the coding sequence ATGGTGGCGTTGAACAGTGCCGTGGTGCTTATCGTCGAGGATGAGCCGCTGATCCGGTTCAATGTCCTCGATGTGCTTGAAGAGGTCGGCCATGTGGCGCTGGAGGCGGCGAATGCCGACGAGGCGATGGTGGTGCTGAAGGGCCGGCAGGATGTCGATATCCTGTTCACCGACGTCAATATGGCGGGTACGATGGACGGGATCCAGCTTGCCAAGCGGGTGAGGGCGATGCGGCCGAATATCGGCATCATCATCACCTCGGGCATGGTGCGGCTCGACCCCATGGCGCTGCCCGCCAACACCGCCTTCCTGCCGAAACCCTATATGCACGACGCGCTGATCTCGACGATCGATTCCCTGATGACGTGA
- a CDS encoding GntR family transcriptional regulator, with protein MKSAAKAMQAEDSAETSTQLIRDSIREAIVERRLSPGTKLSEKDVGNLFSVSRTLARAALQALSYEGLVSVEKNRGAFVAYPSPDEARQIFAARRLVEPGILREAAARITAGDISQLKQLLLEEGRLMSERGQTARRAEIKASGDFHLRLAEISGNAIMQRFMEELVARSSLVIALYGQSTASSCGHSEHGEIITAIENNELDRACQLMLHHITHIETDLDLRERKSLGLKEAFEL; from the coding sequence ATGAAATCCGCTGCCAAGGCCATGCAGGCCGAAGACTCCGCCGAAACAAGCACACAACTGATCCGTGATTCTATTCGCGAAGCAATCGTCGAGCGCAGGCTTTCACCCGGCACCAAGCTCTCCGAAAAAGATGTCGGCAATCTCTTCAGCGTCAGCCGCACGCTTGCCCGCGCGGCACTGCAGGCGCTCTCCTATGAAGGCCTGGTCAGCGTCGAGAAGAACCGCGGCGCCTTTGTCGCCTATCCCTCGCCCGACGAGGCCCGGCAGATCTTTGCCGCCCGCCGCCTGGTCGAGCCCGGCATATTGCGCGAGGCGGCGGCACGGATCACGGCCGGGGACATCAGCCAGCTGAAACAGCTTCTGCTGGAGGAAGGCCGCCTGATGAGCGAGCGCGGCCAGACGGCGCGGCGCGCCGAGATCAAGGCGTCGGGCGATTTTCATCTGAGGCTGGCGGAGATTTCCGGCAATGCGATCATGCAGCGCTTCATGGAAGAGCTTGTCGCCCGCTCGTCGCTGGTGATTGCCCTTTACGGCCAGTCCACCGCCTCAAGCTGCGGTCATTCCGAACATGGCGAGATCATCACAGCGATCGAAAACAACGAGCTCGACCGCGCCTGCCAGCTGATGCTGCATCACATCACCCATATCGAGACCGATCTCGACCTGCGCGAACGCAAGAGCCTCGGCCTCAAGGAAGCCTTCGAGCTTTAG
- a CDS encoding Panacea domain-containing protein, with protein MQIYQSNVIADFFRSRANPDVGDILSNLKLQKLCYYGAGIMAAVRQDDGRPLFSDRIEAWTHGPVVPAQYGRFKHLGADAIPPVEDFNTDQIEARDRMVLDNVYDFYGQYSAWKLRNMTHDEAPWKAAFARDNKVITTAELKEFFMSEIDQDYVKSYHEAR; from the coding sequence ATGCAAATCTATCAATCTAACGTCATCGCGGACTTCTTTCGGTCTCGCGCAAATCCAGATGTCGGGGATATTCTCTCCAATCTGAAGCTGCAGAAGCTGTGCTATTACGGCGCCGGCATTATGGCCGCAGTACGCCAGGACGATGGGCGGCCGCTTTTCTCTGACCGTATCGAAGCATGGACACATGGCCCTGTTGTTCCGGCTCAGTACGGCCGCTTCAAACACCTTGGAGCTGATGCAATACCCCCTGTTGAGGATTTCAACACGGACCAGATTGAAGCTCGCGACCGCATGGTGCTCGATAATGTCTATGACTTTTATGGTCAGTATTCCGCTTGGAAGCTTCGCAATATGACGCACGATGAGGCGCCTTGGAAAGCCGCGTTCGCGCGCGATAACAAGGTCATCACCACTGCCGAACTCAAAGAATTCTTCATGAGCGAGATCGACCAGGATTACGTGAAATCCTATCATGAAGCCCGATAG
- a CDS encoding helix-turn-helix transcriptional regulator produces the protein MPAMGSPYLDSQEVCERYRISERTLHRWARNKSLEFPQPFRINRRFYFKLGELDAWDAKQGAPAEAPETAKGMPIVSEVIRTYGDFVKAMTARRAELNMTAIELDARSGMQEGYSNKLEHWQKSVHGRGMGADTFPLWLGGLRVGIILVDLPRRPYVKRKARRVDDAAAA, from the coding sequence ATGCCAGCGATGGGCAGCCCTTATCTCGATAGCCAGGAAGTTTGCGAGCGGTATCGGATCTCGGAGCGGACGCTTCACCGGTGGGCGCGCAACAAGTCCTTGGAATTCCCTCAGCCGTTCCGGATTAACCGACGGTTCTACTTCAAGCTGGGCGAGCTCGACGCGTGGGATGCGAAGCAAGGCGCCCCCGCTGAGGCTCCGGAGACGGCAAAGGGCATGCCGATCGTGTCCGAGGTGATCAGAACCTACGGCGACTTCGTGAAGGCCATGACTGCGCGACGCGCCGAACTGAATATGACCGCCATCGAGCTCGACGCCAGATCGGGAATGCAGGAAGGTTACTCGAACAAGCTTGAGCACTGGCAGAAATCCGTCCATGGCCGCGGCATGGGCGCCGACACCTTCCCGCTGTGGCTGGGCGGTCTTCGTGTCGGGATCATCCTCGTCGATCTGCCTCGACGCCCCTACGTCAAACGCAAGGCTCGGCGGGTTGACGATGCTGCAGCAGCATGA
- a CDS encoding winged helix-turn-helix domain-containing protein has translation MNDDPANERGFLMARSDTLFITDGELSRRLGLTLDQLKIALPGAMKAGFPAPDELFANRRYWPACVAWLDRRYGLRADGAGGPYVPDGQENWNN, from the coding sequence ATGAATGATGACCCCGCCAACGAGCGGGGTTTTCTTATGGCAAGATCAGATACTCTTTTCATCACAGACGGCGAGCTCTCCAGGCGCCTCGGCCTTACGCTCGACCAGTTGAAGATCGCGCTCCCGGGCGCGATGAAGGCCGGCTTTCCGGCGCCGGATGAACTGTTTGCCAACCGTCGCTATTGGCCGGCGTGCGTTGCCTGGCTGGATCGTCGCTACGGCCTTCGCGCGGATGGCGCCGGCGGGCCGTATGTGCCAGATGGTCAAGAGAACTGGAACAACTGA
- a CDS encoding DUF4174 domain-containing protein codes for MLKSIVHEIIGTPRREPELPQSLEQFRDRKRVLIIFADAQDDRAVIQDEWLRNAHMRLIEEDVEVFIIAGGGAFSLFDDGSDLDADDVRERLQGPPSGEFGLILIGRDGTVKLRSTEPRTAEDIFAAFEMLPKQTPW; via the coding sequence ATGCTGAAATCCATCGTTCATGAAATCATCGGCACGCCGCGGCGTGAGCCGGAACTTCCGCAGTCGCTTGAGCAGTTTCGCGACAGGAAGCGGGTGCTGATCATCTTTGCTGATGCCCAGGACGATCGCGCCGTCATCCAGGACGAATGGCTGCGGAACGCGCATATGCGTCTCATCGAGGAAGACGTCGAGGTTTTCATCATCGCCGGCGGCGGCGCTTTCTCGCTGTTCGACGACGGCTCCGACCTCGATGCCGACGATGTCAGAGAGCGGCTGCAGGGCCCGCCATCCGGCGAGTTCGGGCTGATCCTGATCGGGCGCGACGGGACGGTCAAGCTGCGCTCCACCGAGCCGAGGACTGCCGAGGATATCTTCGCGGCCTTCGAGATGCTGCCGAAGCAGACGCCTTGGTAG